One part of the Halobacteriovoraceae bacterium genome encodes these proteins:
- a CDS encoding ISL3 family transposase, translated as MSLRRIHRYCIPGFDVTDTKEWLDKGFIEIFIKDGREVKQCSRCCHELDAAKVSEHKVKVRTMDIHGFKGYYIFKRTKHRCGNCKKIRTSKIDWISEETPHVTEEYAWWLGRLCEITPVSRAAEFTGNDPMSMWRFDFKRMKRMFQHYKIPKVRRICVDEVYARKKKYHAKESRDKRFFTIICDLDTRRVIWVSESRSKEALNEFFHVMGKERCEEIEVVAADQFDGYKLSVKENCPNAIFVWDRFHIMQTFQNYINSERQWLNEHMCKGEQKRLTRGKFKQLFTKKSDRRTKAENRHIREVMRDNEYFVYLELIKEGMHQIFESASAPEARAKFEEMGEWINQAGIFYELKKWWKTFDDGWDTFRNYFKYPVTSSLSEGINNVIKTIKKRAYGYRNMQYFKLKILQVCGFLNSKWVPMNFQ; from the coding sequence ATGAGTTTACGACGTATTCACCGTTACTGCATCCCTGGTTTTGACGTGACAGACACTAAAGAGTGGTTAGATAAAGGCTTTATTGAGATATTTATCAAAGATGGACGTGAAGTTAAACAGTGTTCCAGGTGTTGTCATGAGCTTGATGCAGCCAAAGTTAGCGAGCATAAAGTCAAAGTTCGCACAATGGATATTCATGGTTTTAAGGGATACTACATCTTTAAAAGAACTAAGCATCGATGCGGTAATTGTAAAAAAATTAGAACTTCTAAAATTGACTGGATCTCTGAGGAGACTCCGCACGTAACCGAGGAATATGCTTGGTGGTTAGGACGTCTTTGTGAGATTACTCCAGTCTCTCGGGCCGCTGAGTTCACTGGCAATGATCCTATGAGTATGTGGCGGTTTGATTTTAAAAGAATGAAGCGGATGTTTCAACACTACAAGATCCCAAAGGTCAGGAGGATTTGTGTAGACGAAGTCTATGCCAGAAAGAAAAAGTATCATGCCAAAGAGTCCAGGGATAAACGCTTTTTCACGATAATCTGTGACTTGGACACTAGGAGGGTTATTTGGGTGTCTGAAAGCCGCTCTAAAGAAGCACTTAATGAGTTTTTTCATGTCATGGGAAAAGAGCGCTGTGAAGAGATTGAAGTTGTAGCGGCAGATCAGTTTGATGGATATAAACTTAGCGTGAAAGAGAACTGTCCCAACGCTATTTTTGTATGGGATCGTTTTCATATCATGCAGACGTTTCAAAACTATATTAATAGTGAGAGACAGTGGTTAAATGAGCACATGTGCAAAGGAGAACAAAAGAGACTGACTCGTGGCAAATTTAAACAGTTATTCACTAAAAAATCTGATCGAAGAACAAAAGCTGAGAACCGGCATATTCGGGAAGTCATGAGAGATAATGAATATTTTGTTTACCTAGAACTCATTAAAGAAGGTATGCACCAGATATTTGAATCTGCTTCAGCTCCGGAAGCAAGAGCAAAGTTTGAAGAGATGGGGGAATGGATAAATCAAGCAGGGATCTTCTATGAACTAAAAAAATGGTGGAAAACGTTTGATGATGGATGGGATACATTCAGAAACTACTTCAAATACCCTGTTACCTCATCACTTTCAGAAGGAATAAACAACGTCATCAAAACAAT